A region of Nitrospirota bacterium DNA encodes the following proteins:
- a CDS encoding Crp/Fnr family transcriptional regulator: MEFKDIFEKFDIFNGLDETEKKLITGLFKRTSFKQDEEIYKEGEDGGTLYFLTNGKVRICKMSTEGDILPYAVVKAGETFGLMSFVDGSKHSAIALADKDCEVVKVDKRDVEELMEHDPKMAAKVYKVIAIHLSEIIRSMNNQYMDLTTYMFRKG, from the coding sequence ATGGAATTTAAAGATATTTTTGAAAAGTTTGATATTTTTAATGGTCTTGATGAGACGGAGAAAAAGCTTATAACCGGACTGTTTAAAAGAACGTCTTTTAAACAGGATGAAGAGATATACAAAGAGGGTGAGGATGGCGGCACTCTGTATTTCCTTACAAACGGTAAAGTCAGAATTTGTAAGATGTCAACAGAGGGAGATATTCTGCCGTATGCTGTGGTGAAGGCCGGTGAAACATTTGGCCTTATGTCTTTTGTGGACGGCTCTAAGCACTCGGCTATTGCACTGGCGGATAAGGACTGTGAAGTTGTAAAAGTAGATAAGCGTGATGTTGAAGAGCTTATGGAGCATGACCCCAAAATGGCTGCTAAGGTCTATAAAGTTATAGCCATACATCTGTCTGAGATAATCAGGTCGATGAATAACCAGTACATGGACCTTACTACATACATGTTCAGGAAAGGATAG
- the nadB gene encoding L-aspartate oxidase — MIAQERVDYLIIGSGVAGLRAAIELAPHGSVCVITKDVVSESCTEYAQGGVAVALSDEDTIGIHFEDTIKAGDGLCREESVKVLVEEGPERIVELMSWGMEFDKSGTKLEFTLEAAHSRRRVLHAHGDSTGREIERVLISKARSFDTVKKYSFSYVLDLIVKDGVCYGAYVIRDNNVVALLAKATILSTGGTGQVFSRTTNPAVATGDGVAVAFRAGAAIEDIEFVQFHPTTLYAPSAPQFLLTEALRGEGAFIKNIHKERFLRLYHPSAELAPRDVVSRAIVSELVRTNSQFVYLDATHLDKDYVKRRFPMIYTTCLKYDIDITSELVPISPAAHYMMGGVKTDNYGRTNIKGLFAAGEVADTGVHGANRLASNSLLEGLVFGQRAGMSALNENVDYSLFKPSDIVLSSKIDTIEEPDELRSLLRKLMWEKAGIIRCNISLTEAFGVLEKWGHILNSNYMTRYENEIKNMFQTSFLIVTAALCRKNSIGAHFRSDFPKKTDTSLYHITLKKNETQNNGIEII, encoded by the coding sequence ATGATAGCACAAGAGCGGGTGGATTACCTTATAATTGGCAGCGGTGTGGCAGGGCTGCGGGCTGCCATAGAGTTAGCACCTCACGGCAGCGTTTGCGTTATAACAAAGGACGTTGTTAGTGAATCGTGCACGGAGTATGCTCAGGGTGGTGTGGCAGTGGCTTTAAGTGATGAGGACACAATAGGGATTCACTTTGAAGATACGATAAAGGCTGGGGATGGGCTTTGCAGAGAGGAGTCGGTAAAGGTATTAGTAGAGGAGGGGCCGGAGAGAATTGTAGAGCTTATGTCGTGGGGGATGGAGTTTGACAAAAGCGGCACAAAGCTTGAATTTACACTTGAGGCAGCACATTCAAGACGCCGGGTTTTGCACGCTCACGGGGATTCAACCGGCAGGGAGATAGAGCGGGTTTTAATAAGTAAGGCGCGTAGTTTTGACACTGTTAAGAAATATTCGTTTTCATATGTTCTTGATTTAATTGTAAAAGACGGGGTCTGTTACGGCGCTTATGTGATAAGAGACAACAATGTGGTAGCACTCCTTGCGAAAGCCACAATTTTATCAACTGGTGGAACCGGTCAGGTATTTTCACGTACAACAAACCCGGCTGTAGCTACAGGGGATGGTGTAGCCGTTGCTTTCAGAGCAGGGGCAGCAATAGAGGATATAGAGTTTGTTCAATTTCATCCAACGACACTGTATGCGCCCTCAGCGCCTCAGTTTCTGTTAACTGAGGCTTTGCGCGGTGAAGGAGCATTCATAAAAAACATACACAAAGAGCGATTTCTGAGGCTTTATCATCCCTCAGCTGAGCTCGCTCCACGAGATGTTGTTTCCAGGGCTATAGTGTCTGAGTTGGTGCGAACAAACAGCCAATTTGTATACCTTGACGCCACACATCTTGATAAGGACTACGTAAAGAGGCGTTTTCCCATGATATATACAACCTGCCTGAAATACGACATAGATATAACATCGGAGCTTGTACCTATTTCCCCTGCCGCACACTACATGATGGGGGGAGTAAAAACGGACAATTACGGCAGGACAAACATAAAGGGGCTTTTTGCTGCCGGAGAAGTGGCCGATACCGGAGTTCATGGCGCTAACAGGCTTGCCAGCAACAGTCTGCTTGAAGGGCTTGTGTTTGGCCAAAGGGCTGGGATGAGCGCCCTTAATGAAAACGTTGACTACTCCTTGTTTAAGCCTTCAGATATTGTGTTATCCTCTAAAATCGACACTATCGAGGAACCAGATGAGCTGAGAAGCCTTTTAAGGAAACTAATGTGGGAAAAGGCCGGTATTATCCGCTGTAACATATCGTTGACTGAGGCTTTTGGTGTTTTAGAAAAATGGGGACATATTTTAAATTCAAATTATATGACAAGATATGAAAACGAAATAAAGAACATGTTTCAGACATCGTTTCTGATAGTGACAGCAGCACTTTGCAGAAAAAACAGTATCGGAGCACATTTCAGATCGGATTTTCCTAAAAAAACTGATACCAGCCTTTACCATATAACACTAAAAAAGAATGAAACCCAAAATAACGGTATAGAAATAATCTGA
- a CDS encoding molybdopterin-binding protein, whose protein sequence is MSVDNDCITVARKGFTILPVQMSEGCVLAHDITEIRPGEFKGRAFKKGHVITKSDIEHLQRLGKDNIYLLKIADDELHEDDAAHALASAIMGNPAETGVIPSGEPKEGKIDFIADRDGLLVIDKDALTRFNMTEDVMCATIHSNTVVKTGVKLGGVRAIPLVIKRTNVERAVAEAKTAQNGAVLRVKEIRRPRAGVVITGNEVFYGRIKDAFLPVVERKLAAFGGKIFEHFYAPDDVDYIYEKLMYLLGRGADLLITTGGMSVDPDDVTPIAVKKLPVNLYNYGTSVLPGAMFLVAYIDGAKYRMLGGKDIPVMCMPGCGMYNKITVFDLLLPRVLAGELIDRRKLAEMAHGGFCLSCPQCTYPVCPFGK, encoded by the coding sequence ATGAGCGTTGATAATGATTGCATAACGGTAGCCCGAAAAGGCTTTACAATACTGCCAGTTCAGATGTCTGAGGGTTGCGTATTAGCCCATGATATAACTGAAATAAGGCCCGGAGAGTTTAAAGGTCGGGCGTTTAAAAAGGGGCATGTTATCACAAAGTCCGATATAGAGCATCTGCAGAGGCTTGGCAAAGACAATATATATCTCCTTAAAATTGCAGACGATGAACTCCACGAAGATGATGCTGCACACGCACTGGCAAGTGCCATAATGGGAAATCCAGCGGAAACCGGAGTCATCCCCTCAGGTGAACCAAAAGAGGGCAAAATTGATTTCATAGCCGACAGAGACGGCCTGCTTGTCATTGATAAGGATGCCCTCACAAGGTTTAATATGACAGAAGATGTGATGTGTGCCACAATTCATTCAAATACTGTGGTCAAAACGGGTGTGAAACTGGGCGGAGTCAGGGCTATCCCGCTTGTCATAAAACGAACCAATGTTGAGAGGGCAGTTGCTGAAGCCAAAACCGCTCAAAATGGCGCTGTACTTAGGGTAAAAGAAATAAGAAGGCCGCGTGCCGGTGTTGTCATAACCGGAAACGAGGTGTTTTATGGCCGCATAAAAGACGCCTTTCTGCCTGTCGTAGAGCGTAAACTTGCCGCTTTCGGGGGCAAAATATTTGAGCATTTTTATGCTCCTGACGATGTTGACTATATTTACGAAAAGCTTATGTATCTGCTTGGCAGAGGGGCGGATCTCCTGATTACAACAGGTGGAATGTCGGTTGATCCCGATGACGTCACTCCTATTGCCGTTAAAAAACTACCAGTCAATCTCTATAACTACGGGACATCGGTGCTGCCCGGGGCCATGTTTTTAGTGGCATACATTGACGGCGCTAAATATCGGATGTTGGGTGGTAAAGACATTCCTGTGATGTGTATGCCCGGCTGCGGAATGTATAATAAGATAACGGTTTTCGATCTCCTGCTGCCCCGTGTGCTTGCAGGAGAGTTGATAGACAGACGTAAGCTTGCCGAGATGGCTCACGGCGGCTTTTGCCTGTCCTGCCCACAGTGTACATATCCTGTGTGTCCTTTTGGAAAATGA
- a CDS encoding type II toxin-antitoxin system HicB family antitoxin: MNVKVILEKGEDGYFVTHCPSLKSCWSQGKTQEEALTNIKEAIELFLESAP; this comes from the coding sequence GTGAATGTAAAAGTAATATTAGAAAAGGGTGAGGATGGATATTTTGTAACCCATTGCCCGTCATTGAAAAGTTGCTGGTCACAAGGCAAGACGCAGGAGGAGGCTCTGACAAATATTAAAGAAGCCATCGAATTGTTTTTGGAGTCGGCCCCTTAA
- a CDS encoding NAD(P)H-dependent oxidoreductase subunit E has product MTQVTAERLKILRGKIYELMELYPSYQAALLPSFFAAEEIFGFISPEAIGEISNVTGVPAAEIRGVASFYAMYKTKPMGRHIIQLCTNVSCMIEGAYSLVEYLKEKYGLTPGGTTPDGRFSLVIMECIGACGTAPAMILDTDSYENLTKDRLDTLLESYK; this is encoded by the coding sequence ATGACACAGGTAACAGCAGAGCGGCTGAAGATATTAAGAGGGAAGATCTACGAACTGATGGAGCTCTATCCCTCCTATCAGGCAGCGCTTTTGCCGTCTTTCTTTGCAGCAGAGGAAATTTTTGGATTTATCAGCCCTGAGGCAATCGGAGAGATTTCAAATGTAACCGGTGTGCCTGCTGCGGAAATCAGGGGAGTTGCCAGCTTCTATGCCATGTATAAAACTAAACCCATGGGGCGGCACATTATTCAACTCTGTACAAATGTGTCCTGTATGATTGAAGGGGCCTATAGCCTGGTTGAATACTTAAAAGAGAAATACGGGTTGACTCCTGGTGGCACAACACCTGATGGCAGATTTTCCCTGGTTATAATGGAGTGTATTGGCGCCTGCGGCACAGCCCCTGCGATGATATTGGATACTGATTCTTATGAAAATCTGACAAAGGACAGGCTGGACACTTTGCTTGAGAGTTATAAGTGA
- the moaA gene encoding GTP 3',8-cyclase MoaA, whose product MMENSMLLRDTFGRVIDYIRISITDRCNLRCIYCMPDSGAGLLQKSDILSFEEILKFIEAASEVGIKKIRITGGEPLLRRDLPDFIKSIKALGTINDISLTTNGQLLGKYAQKLAESGLNRVNVSLDTLNAKRYSDITRGGSLDSVLNGIKKAEESGLLPIKLNMVPLRGINDDEIEDFARIAMTTDYQVRFIELMPVCITGEGDGKGRLVPMEEIMNRLNAMGTLVALKLRRHGPARYYTFENSPGVIGIISGVTCQFCSECNRLRFTSDGKLRPCLFSNIEVDFKTLIRNGASKETLKLLLLNAAQLKPEKHDTKFNLTTLSKIGG is encoded by the coding sequence ATGATGGAAAACAGTATGCTCCTTAGAGATACCTTTGGCAGGGTCATAGATTACATAAGAATATCTATAACAGACAGATGTAATCTGAGATGTATCTACTGTATGCCGGATAGTGGTGCCGGATTGCTGCAAAAATCAGATATTCTCTCGTTTGAGGAAATCCTCAAATTCATAGAAGCTGCCTCGGAGGTTGGAATAAAAAAAATACGAATAACCGGCGGAGAGCCTTTGCTTAGACGTGATTTGCCAGATTTTATAAAATCAATAAAAGCCCTTGGCACGATAAACGATATCAGTCTGACCACAAACGGGCAGTTGCTGGGAAAATATGCACAAAAGCTCGCTGAAAGCGGTCTAAACCGTGTAAACGTGAGCCTTGATACATTAAATGCTAAACGATACTCAGACATTACCCGCGGCGGTTCTCTTGATAGCGTGCTCAATGGGATTAAAAAAGCTGAGGAGTCCGGCCTTTTACCAATTAAACTCAACATGGTGCCGCTTAGGGGAATAAATGATGATGAAATCGAGGATTTTGCACGGATTGCCATGACAACCGATTATCAGGTCAGGTTCATAGAACTTATGCCTGTTTGCATAACCGGAGAGGGGGATGGCAAAGGACGGCTTGTACCAATGGAGGAAATAATGAACCGTCTTAACGCCATGGGAACACTTGTTGCCCTGAAGTTAAGAAGACACGGCCCGGCAAGATACTATACGTTTGAAAACTCCCCTGGAGTAATTGGCATAATAAGCGGCGTTACCTGCCAGTTCTGCAGCGAGTGCAACAGGCTTCGGTTTACCTCAGACGGCAAACTCCGGCCCTGTCTATTTTCCAATATAGAGGTGGATTTTAAAACTCTTATCAGAAACGGCGCCTCAAAAGAGACTCTAAAATTGCTTTTACTTAACGCTGCACAGTTGAAGCCGGAAAAGCATGACACTAAGTTTAATCTCACAACTCTGTCCAAAATTGGAGGCTGA
- a CDS encoding HAD-IA family hydrolase yields the protein MSISDVRAALWGDNKHTHGHITHVLLDMDGTLIDKYFDDYFWKHLVPQTYAERHNISFGSATGQILALYKHHEGTLNWTDIDFWTEQLGIDIPALKEQIHHLVDVHPHVEDFLKELRKHKKHVVLTTNAHYKTIAFKMKKTALGKYFDKVITSLDMGVPKEYEGFWISAQQTLGFNKKDVLFIDDTLEVARSAAHYGIEYVLIKNMASSREITSNNSELRSIDSFDELLPG from the coding sequence ATGAGTATCTCAGATGTAAGGGCAGCACTGTGGGGAGACAATAAACACACACATGGGCACATAACTCATGTGCTTCTTGATATGGACGGCACTCTTATAGATAAGTACTTTGACGATTATTTTTGGAAACATTTAGTACCTCAGACATATGCCGAAAGGCATAATATTAGTTTTGGCAGCGCCACAGGGCAAATCTTAGCTCTTTACAAACACCACGAGGGAACCCTCAACTGGACTGATATTGATTTCTGGACTGAGCAGTTGGGGATTGACATTCCTGCGCTTAAGGAGCAGATTCATCACCTTGTTGACGTGCACCCGCACGTTGAGGATTTCCTCAAAGAACTCAGAAAACATAAGAAACATGTGGTGCTGACAACAAATGCGCACTATAAGACAATAGCGTTTAAAATGAAAAAAACTGCTTTGGGCAAGTATTTTGATAAAGTTATCACCTCACTAGATATGGGTGTGCCGAAGGAGTATGAGGGATTTTGGATAAGTGCTCAACAAACGCTTGGATTTAATAAAAAAGACGTCCTCTTTATTGACGATACACTTGAGGTAGCACGTAGTGCGGCACACTACGGCATTGAATATGTGCTGATAAAAAACATGGCAAGCTCACGGGAGATAACGTCAAACAACAGCGAACTACGCTCCATTGACAGTTTTGACGAACTGTTGCCGGGGTAA
- a CDS encoding NADH-quinone oxidoreductase subunit A, with protein MPGTYVPTDYLPVLVFLIIALGFGLGALLFGFLLRPRRPYAEKLSPYESGMLPEGEPRQKFTVRYYIIAILFVVFDVEAVFMYPWAVAFNKIGLYAFVEMMLFILILAVGYIYAWRKDAFVWD; from the coding sequence ATGCCAGGTACTTATGTGCCAACAGATTACCTGCCAGTGCTGGTTTTTTTGATTATAGCGCTGGGGTTTGGTTTAGGAGCGTTGCTTTTTGGCTTCTTGTTGCGTCCAAGGAGGCCATATGCTGAAAAACTCTCCCCCTACGAATCCGGTATGCTGCCTGAGGGTGAGCCCAGACAGAAATTCACTGTCAGATACTACATCATAGCCATTCTGTTTGTTGTGTTTGACGTTGAGGCCGTTTTTATGTACCCATGGGCTGTAGCGTTTAATAAAATAGGGCTTTACGCATTTGTTGAGATGATGCTCTTTATTCTGATTCTTGCCGTAGGTTACATATACGCATGGAGAAAGGATGCCTTTGTCTGGGATTAG
- the nuoD gene encoding NADH dehydrogenase (quinone) subunit D — MEPLKDLKTRELVLNMGPQHPSTHGVLRLKLELDGETIRKCTPYVGYLHRGTEKLAEGMTYIQCMPLTDRLDYISSMTNNVGYCLAVERLFGIEAPLRAKYIRTIVSEMSRLSSHLLWLATHALDIGAMTVFLYAFREREVIMDLFEMLCGARLTVTYPRIGGVKNDFTQEFIDKLYDFLLDFPSKIEQYETLINVNRIWLQRTVGIGVISAADAINWGLSGATLRGSGVNYDIRKHFPYDAYDLVEFAVPIGKNGDVYDRYLCRVEEMRQSVLILKQCVEKLPTGPILAPDAPKFTLPPKDRVLNEMESLIHQFTLITKGPMTAPKGEIYVATEAPKGELGFFIVSDGTGRPYRMRVRSPSFIHVSVLPALCEGGLIADAIANIGSIDVVLGECDR; from the coding sequence ATGGAACCGCTGAAAGATTTAAAGACCAGAGAGTTGGTACTGAACATGGGCCCCCAGCATCCTTCAACTCATGGAGTGCTAAGGCTTAAGCTGGAGCTGGACGGTGAAACCATAAGAAAGTGCACCCCCTATGTTGGTTATCTTCACAGAGGAACCGAGAAACTGGCCGAAGGGATGACCTATATACAGTGTATGCCGCTTACGGACAGACTTGACTATATATCCTCTATGACTAATAATGTGGGCTACTGCCTGGCTGTGGAACGGCTTTTCGGAATCGAGGCTCCTCTTAGGGCCAAATATATACGCACCATTGTTTCTGAAATGTCAAGGCTTTCAAGCCATCTGCTCTGGCTTGCCACACACGCGCTTGATATTGGCGCTATGACTGTTTTTCTCTATGCTTTCAGAGAAAGAGAGGTCATTATGGATTTGTTTGAGATGCTCTGCGGGGCGCGCCTTACGGTCACCTACCCAAGAATTGGTGGCGTAAAAAACGACTTTACACAGGAGTTTATAGATAAGCTGTATGATTTTCTACTGGATTTTCCCTCTAAAATTGAGCAATATGAAACCCTCATAAATGTTAACAGGATTTGGCTTCAGCGTACTGTAGGAATTGGTGTAATATCTGCGGCGGATGCCATAAACTGGGGACTTTCCGGTGCCACGCTCAGAGGCTCCGGGGTTAATTACGACATTCGAAAACACTTCCCCTATGATGCTTATGATCTCGTAGAGTTTGCCGTGCCGATAGGTAAAAATGGCGATGTTTACGACAGGTACCTCTGCCGGGTTGAGGAGATGAGGCAATCAGTTTTGATACTTAAGCAGTGTGTGGAAAAGCTCCCTACAGGACCGATACTGGCTCCCGATGCGCCTAAGTTTACGCTGCCTCCGAAAGACAGAGTGTTAAATGAGATGGAATCTCTCATTCATCAATTTACTTTAATCACAAAGGGCCCTATGACAGCCCCCAAGGGCGAGATATATGTTGCCACGGAGGCGCCAAAAGGTGAGTTGGGCTTCTTTATAGTAAGTGACGGCACCGGCAGGCCCTACAGGATGCGGGTTCGTTCACCGTCTTTTATACACGTTTCTGTGTTGCCGGCTCTTTGTGAGGGCGGCCTCATAGCGGATGCTATAGCTAACATTGGTTCGATTGACGTTGTGCTTGGCGAGTGTGACAGGTAA
- the nuoF gene encoding NADH-quinone oxidoreductase subunit NuoF, giving the protein MDERIILRNTEDPHNASIAGYMAYGGYKALEQAVGEMTPRDIIDEIKSSGLRGRGGAGFPTGMKWQFASLDPKFPKYLVCNADEGEPGTFKDRPILEHNPHLLIEGMIISAYALQSTRGYIYLRGEYPHAKRILERAIEEALASGYLGNDILSKHFRFNLTVHSGAGAYICGEETALLDSLEGRRGLPRLKPPFPVNSGLWGKPTIVNNVETFANIPYIVSQGAKAYASIGVKDCPGPKLFSVSGRVNKPGVYELPMGISLREIIYTHCGGIKGGGALKGVIPGGISTPIIAPENIDCPMDFVHLPKYGSMLGSGAVMVFDDTVCIVRVYERAMKFFEHESCGKCTPCREGTAWMRAILGRIERGDASERDLETLQDVAENVTGKTFCPLGDGAAGVLLAAMKTYREEFEYHIKNKRCKVQ; this is encoded by the coding sequence GTGGATGAGAGGATAATATTAAGGAACACCGAAGATCCTCATAACGCCTCAATTGCGGGCTATATGGCTTATGGCGGCTACAAAGCTTTGGAGCAGGCTGTGGGCGAGATGACCCCGCGGGATATAATAGATGAGATAAAGAGCTCCGGTCTGAGGGGACGCGGTGGAGCCGGATTTCCAACCGGTATGAAATGGCAATTTGCATCCCTTGATCCGAAATTCCCCAAATATCTGGTTTGTAACGCAGATGAGGGAGAGCCTGGCACATTTAAAGACAGACCAATTCTTGAACACAACCCTCATCTTTTAATCGAAGGGATGATTATATCCGCTTACGCACTGCAATCTACCAGAGGCTATATATACCTCAGAGGTGAATACCCTCATGCAAAAAGAATACTTGAAAGAGCCATCGAGGAGGCTTTGGCCAGTGGTTATCTCGGTAACGATATACTGTCAAAACATTTTAGGTTTAATCTTACGGTACACTCAGGTGCCGGAGCTTATATCTGTGGCGAGGAGACGGCTCTTCTTGATTCCCTTGAGGGCAGGCGAGGGCTGCCAAGGCTAAAACCACCATTTCCTGTAAATTCAGGACTGTGGGGAAAGCCTACGATTGTTAATAATGTTGAAACATTTGCCAATATTCCATACATTGTCTCACAAGGTGCAAAGGCGTATGCCTCAATAGGGGTTAAAGACTGTCCCGGACCTAAACTTTTTTCCGTAAGCGGCAGAGTCAATAAACCCGGTGTCTATGAGCTTCCTATGGGAATATCCCTGAGAGAGATAATTTATACCCACTGTGGCGGCATTAAAGGCGGCGGTGCGCTTAAGGGAGTAATTCCCGGCGGCATCTCAACCCCGATAATTGCCCCTGAGAATATAGACTGCCCCATGGATTTTGTCCACTTGCCTAAGTACGGTTCTATGCTTGGTTCAGGCGCTGTTATGGTCTTTGACGATACAGTGTGCATTGTGAGGGTCTATGAGCGTGCTATGAAGTTTTTTGAACACGAATCCTGCGGAAAGTGTACGCCATGCCGTGAGGGTACGGCGTGGATGAGAGCAATCCTTGGGCGTATCGAGCGGGGGGATGCCTCAGAGCGTGATCTTGAAACTCTTCAAGATGTGGCTGAAAACGTGACCGGAAAGACTTTTTGCCCATTAGGTGACGGGGCAGCCGGAGTGCTTCTGGCTGCTATGAAAACATACAGGGAAGAGTTTGAGTACCATATAAAAAATAAGAGATGTAAAGTGCAATGA
- a CDS encoding RNA methyltransferase, with protein MKHLYIKDIIKSVQNEKIKDAVVRRQRKNPDYKDSVFVEGKRVIETALMSTAIPQRVFITPEFLNNMANQSLIEKISQKCADIYEVSEPVMNKLSDTESPQGIAALFKITECNLLNLNPCSESVYIILDGISEPGNVGTIVRTAEAFGISGAIMLPGTADPFSTKGVRASAGCVFNISTTKTTADEFLKWINHTKLTLISTVVSGGVPLYETPLKPPFALIFGQESEGISRVLINNSTVKVMIPMHGKAESINVSVSAAICLYEMLRQRQLNASLDCLNPVPLKKS; from the coding sequence ATGAAGCATCTCTATATAAAAGATATAATAAAATCCGTACAAAACGAAAAGATAAAAGATGCTGTTGTCAGACGGCAAAGAAAAAACCCTGACTATAAAGACTCTGTGTTTGTTGAAGGCAAACGGGTAATTGAGACGGCACTTATGTCAACTGCTATACCACAGAGAGTGTTTATCACGCCAGAGTTTCTAAATAACATGGCAAATCAATCCCTCATCGAAAAAATATCGCAAAAATGCGCAGATATTTATGAGGTATCTGAGCCCGTTATGAATAAACTTTCTGATACCGAATCACCACAGGGAATTGCCGCTTTGTTTAAAATAACGGAATGCAACCTCTTAAACCTTAATCCATGTTCTGAATCTGTGTATATCATCCTTGACGGAATAAGTGAGCCCGGTAACGTGGGGACAATTGTGAGAACCGCTGAGGCGTTTGGAATAAGCGGAGCCATTATGTTGCCCGGAACGGCTGATCCTTTCAGCACCAAGGGTGTCAGGGCATCGGCAGGATGCGTATTTAATATTAGCACTACAAAGACCACTGCGGATGAATTCCTAAAATGGATTAATCACACTAAACTAACACTAATTTCCACGGTGGTTAGCGGCGGAGTTCCCCTCTATGAAACACCACTAAAACCTCCCTTTGCACTTATCTTTGGACAGGAGTCAGAGGGGATCAGCAGAGTGTTAATAAACAATTCAACTGTTAAGGTGATGATTCCAATGCATGGTAAAGCCGAAAGCATTAACGTCTCCGTATCAGCGGCCATTTGCCTTTACGAGATGCTCAGACAAAGGCAGCTTAATGCCTCGTTAGACTGTCTCAATCCTGTGCCTTTAAAAAAGTCCTGA
- a CDS encoding NADH-quinone oxidoreductase subunit C — translation MEPAEIASKIKELYPADVVDVRDFRGQCALVVKKDDILEILMRLHDDPEFNFDFLKDLCGVDYLSKRTPRFEVIYQLYSIQHKHMIRIAVQVPEKSPSLESCACIWNTANWHERECYDMYGIVFENHPDLRRVLMPEDWEGYPLRKDYPVEGPEEEWRGFKEVLQKHEEYKKYEWNR, via the coding sequence ATGGAGCCCGCTGAAATAGCCTCTAAAATTAAAGAACTCTATCCAGCTGATGTTGTTGATGTGAGGGACTTCAGGGGACAGTGCGCTTTGGTTGTTAAAAAGGACGATATCCTGGAAATCCTGATGCGGCTGCATGACGATCCGGAGTTTAATTTTGATTTCTTGAAAGACCTCTGCGGAGTTGACTACTTAAGCAAGAGAACTCCCCGCTTTGAGGTTATCTATCAGCTTTATTCAATACAACACAAACATATGATTCGCATTGCGGTACAGGTGCCAGAGAAATCCCCGTCACTGGAAAGCTGTGCCTGTATCTGGAACACAGCCAATTGGCATGAACGTGAGTGTTACGACATGTACGGAATTGTTTTTGAAAACCACCCGGACCTCCGGCGTGTGCTTATGCCTGAGGACTGGGAGGGTTACCCGCTCAGAAAGGACTACCCAGTTGAGGGACCTGAGGAGGAGTGGCGCGGGTTTAAAGAGGTTTTGCAAAAACACGAGGAATATAAAAAGTACGAATGGAACCGCTGA
- a CDS encoding NADH-quinone oxidoreductase subunit B has product MIDTSLGLIDVEEGIRIIPGANTIITSLDKLINWGRLSSLWPVTFGLACCAIEMMTTGSSHYDLDRLGIIFRGSPRQADCIIIAGTVTKKMAPVVRKVYDQIPEPRYVIAMGSCACTGNVYRSYSVVQGCDTFLPVDVYIPGCPPRPEALIDGIIRLQDKMRTERMRWSPLK; this is encoded by the coding sequence ATGATAGATACCTCGCTTGGCTTAATTGACGTAGAGGAGGGAATCAGGATAATTCCCGGCGCTAACACAATAATTACTTCACTGGATAAGTTGATAAACTGGGGGAGGCTGTCCTCCCTGTGGCCAGTGACCTTCGGACTGGCATGTTGCGCCATTGAAATGATGACCACAGGCTCAAGCCACTACGACCTGGACAGGCTTGGAATTATATTCCGCGGCTCGCCGCGGCAAGCTGATTGCATAATAATAGCCGGCACTGTTACAAAGAAAATGGCCCCGGTTGTCAGAAAAGTCTATGACCAGATTCCCGAACCAAGATATGTTATCGCCATGGGCAGTTGTGCCTGTACGGGGAATGTTTACAGGTCATACTCGGTGGTTCAGGGCTGTGATACGTTTTTGCCGGTTGATGTCTATATACCAGGCTGTCCGCCCAGGCCGGAGGCTCTGATTGACGGAATTATCAGGCTGCAGGATAAGATGAGAACTGAGAGAATGAGATGGAGCCCGCTGAAATAG